GGATTCATGCTCTGGGTCACCTCGTCATCGATTTCGCTTAGGCGGATTCTATACTTATTTTATTTCGCTTAACCAGTTTGGATCGTGGGTGCGCACAGGCCCCTCATCGAGGAGCGCACCTGAAGCCTCCAGGAACCGATCCACTTGAATTTCGTCAGAATTCGTTTCATACTTCTGACAGCCAAGGAATGAACGTGTCCAACCTCGCCCAGCAAGTCCTCGCGCACGCCGCCTCGATGCCGGAAGGCGCCAGCCTGTCCGCCAAGGCCCTGCTGCACCTGGGCAGCCGGGCTGCGGTGGATCAGGCGCTGTCGCGCCTGGCGCGCAGCGGCGAACTGCTGCGCGCCGGGCGGGGCGTCTACGTCCTGCCGGTGAAGGGCAAGTTCGGCGCACGGGCACCGGAAGTCGCCAAGGTGGTCCAAGAATGGGCCAGCCAGCGCGGCGAAACGGTCGTCGGTAACGGCGCGGCTGCAGCGAATGCGCTGGGTCTGACGACCCAGGTGCCGGTGCGCCAGGTCTTCCTGACCTCGGGCCGCAGCCGCAAGCTCAAGCTCGGCGCGCAGACGGTCGAGTTGAAGCATGCCCCGCCGTGGCAACTGCTCTATCCAGGGCAGGCCGCGGGCGAAGCCATCCGCTCGCTGGCCTGGGTAGGGCCGTCGGGATCCCAAGCGGCGCTCGGTCAGCTCAGGCAAAGGCTGCCGGCGTCGGAACTGCTGGCCGTCGCCAACGCACGCGCGCGCCTGCCGACGTGGCTTGCGAGCCAGGTCAGCAGCCTGGTGACCCGTGCC
This portion of the Aquabacterium sp. OR-4 genome encodes:
- a CDS encoding DUF6088 family protein; translated protein: MSNLAQQVLAHAASMPEGASLSAKALLHLGSRAAVDQALSRLARSGELLRAGRGVYVLPVKGKFGARAPEVAKVVQEWASQRGETVVGNGAAAANALGLTTQVPVRQVFLTSGRSRKLKLGAQTVELKHAPPWQLLYPGQAAGEAIRSLAWVGPSGSQAALGQLRQRLPASELLAVANARARLPTWLASQVSSLVTRA